The genomic region aatgactcttggattgaacataaccataaggcaattaatgttttacaaacatcacttttacataattgtagttgtttttaaatgtaaaaaattattatctgataaaaacaccctcttattttgttttcagattgaatcatggcttcttcgagtaggcataaatgtaagaacagtcctgacatcttctgttatatatgtggctgtaacacacttcaatgtcaaaggcacaatatttcatcatttgtgacacatgcatatattgcctattttcagtggttctaattggttattcaactcatctatgagaaaattataatgacataaaaactgtcctcgactttctgaagtatgagaagcatagCTGGATAATtttgtgaatcttaaaatggtaaattttctgctaggacaacagagaggtttcatgaagtatccttgctttctgtgtttgtgggacagccaaactcgggagaaacactggacacagaaggagtggctgaaacgtgaagctctggaagtagggatgcaaaatattgtgaatgacctgtagttaatcgatacaggatcatttttcctccacttcacatcaaacttggcttaatgaagcagtttgtccaggctttgaatagagaaagtgaatgctttcaacatattatttctgcttttcctgccttgtctttcgagaagataaaagcaggtgtatttgacggacctcaaatttgaaccctcatacgtgatgaagaatttgccaggaagatgaataaggaggagaaagcagcatggcagtcttttgtggcagttacaaagaaatccttggcaacaaaaaagcagaaaactatgaatttttggttcaaaggatgctgttggctttccgtgacattaaATGTtatatgagcattaagattcacttcctgaacagtcaccttgattagtttcctgaaaatcttggagctgttagtgacgagcagactactgctggagcatcaaatgagattgtcctcaacaagtacacaaatgctgcctgaccaggcagtggtgcagtggatagagcattgaactgggatgtggaggacccaagttcaagaccccgaggtcaccagcttgagcatggtctcacctggtttgagcaaaagctcaccagcttggacccaaggtcactggtttgagcaaggggttactcggtctgctgtagcccatagtcaaggcacatatgagaaagcaatcaatgaacaactaaggtatcgcaacaaaaaaacccctaatgattgatgcttctcatctctctgttcctgtctgtatgtccatccctatctatccctctctctgtctctgtaaaaaaaaaaaagtacacaaatgcaagagctacaaacacaaatttttgcctgaatagaatttaaataagttttgtgcaaattttatgattaaagtaagtgttttaatatgttctattttgaaattgtagacaaattctgatgcaatcatatcttttaatgtattagtgtatttactgcattatataaattattatattttcacaaagatgatgcccaagaagacattctacttcattatgttaaactaaatgttgaaaattttacaataagatgaaaacctaaaatcttgaattgcaaaaaaattgtagcttacagagaaaaactaatgtcagatttgagatcagcacactcaaattaggtaagaacaagtgtttttgtggatgtaatgaaaattttgtttcccagtgttatccttgtttttattgtaaccttgttagagtttttacttgtacttttgttttgttttgttccttgtatctgatagaataacccccttgagtatttcctgaagtgaaggttttctggtgataaattctccaagtttctgtatgtctggaaaagtttttatctctacttcatatttgaagaataactttgatgcatatagtattcttggctggtaattcccctccttcagtactttgaatgtttgggtccactctcttttggcttgtagagtttctactgagaagtttgatgatgacttgatgggccttcctttatattttatgttcttctttCCCCTAACTGTCCTGAGGATCAATTTTTAgccattaatttttgacagttttattacaatgtgtcttggagaagacctgtttgggttgaggtaactaaaggttctgtttgcttcttggattttaATGTCTAAGTCTTTCCATAGGTttgaaagttctcatcaattgtttgtttgaataggctctccattctctctccttctctcctttttaaaatatatccattactcttatattgctctttctgatggagcctGACAAATATCATAGAGctctacctttttttaaaaaaatgtctctctcttcttctctctgtaatatcTCTAGTAGCTTGTCTTTGATgacactgattctctcctctatctggcctgttctattagctaaacttgctagcttattttttaaatatgtattaaattcttcatctctgtttttaaagttttaatctctttggtgaagtgcatgttttattcattaatttgttttctaagcTTATTAACTTGCCTATCAgtattttcttgcatctcattgagtattttcagaacttcaattttgaattctctgtcatttaactcaaaGCCTTCcctgtgattgagattgctttctggagttttttcattttctttctgaactgtgtcTCTTCCTTGGGTAGCCATGGAattagttttgttgtttgtttgttttttagtgagagagagagggcaacaggaagggagagagatgagaagcatcaacctgtagttgcgccatttttagttgttcactgttcacttctcatatatgcctaaaatggggggggggagttctagctgagccagtgacccctgctcaagccagcaaccttgggctcaagtcagcaatgtggggctcaagccagcgacagtggaatcatgttgatgatcccatgctcaagctggtggccctgtgctcaagctagtgagcctgtactcaagccaatgagcctgtactcaaaccagggatcttggggttttgaacctggtacctcactgtcctaggtcaacactctatccactgtgccaccaccagtcaggctctatggtatttttttttctggattgatggtatttgaaagtggtattgttaagaaatcaaacaaaaaacaactacaaaaaataaaaataataaaaagtaaatgagagaaaccaccaaaaaaacccaaagaacaaaaatgataaaacaataatcaaaaacaaacaaaacacccacaaaaaaaataaaaaaattaaaaataacatttaaaaaatatgttgaatttGGGAGAAGTTtttatgggtttgtttgttttttccaaataGGTGGTTCTGGATTACAATTTTTAGCTATGTGAAATCCCTGGGCTGACCTCCattgagatgttgctgttgcaataatGGAGGTGGGGCTGCAGTTGCAATGATGCATGgagtgtgttgtgagggctttatggccttagcaatggtgatctcaagCCTCTAGGGGCTCCTTCCCATGTCACAAAAGATCAGGGAACTAGACACAGAGAACCTCTGTTCCTTAGTGGAAAGAGTGATCCTGTAGAATTAGTTGTGGGGTAGGTCTCTGTCACACTCTGTACCCtatgaggggaggagggaggatctGGGAGTTTGGGGGGCtgctctttatatttttctttctctgcattgAGTGTGGGCTGTTGTAATACTGTGGGAACACTGGCAATGATCTCTCACTCTGCTGCTACTTTGATTCAGTACCTCTCCAACTGTTCACCAATCTCTCCTCTCCACCTGACAGAAGAAAATCTAGTCACTTTGggttttcccctctctttccagCCCCAACAGATAAAAACCTAGGCAATCTGGGTTTCTCTCCTATCTGGAGCCCCACTGGGAATGTGTCAGATCTTCTGCCCCCTCCTTCACCCTTTCCATCCTTAGTCCATTTGATGCATAGATCTTCTCAGGTAAGCCTGCAAACCCAGATGGGATTGCTTTACTGTATTAtagctgtttaatttgttgaaatttcaaggggagaggtcAAGGGTATCTCACATGGAGCCATTACTTTGAGGTTAtcctacatttctttttcttttctttatttagaaattaaatttaatggggtgacgttgatcaataagagtacacaggtttcagatgaacacctctacagcatttgaactgttgattgcattgtatgttcatcatccaaagtcaaataattttccatcactgtgtatttgtccttctttactcctctcctccaaccacctccccctggtaaccacttcaattttatatatgtccatgaatctcagatTTATATCCtacttatgtgtgaaattatatagtttttagctttttctgatttacttgtttcacttagtatagtgttctcaaggtccatctatgttgcataaatggcaatatgtcaccatttcttatgactgagtagtattccattgtatatatgtaccacttcttctttatccagttttctatcaagggacattttggttgtttctatgtcttagtcactgtgaataatgctgtgataaacatgagagtgcaccacatttatttttctaaagttcagAAATAATCAGTTCAGGTTTGGTAGGGTATTCCATGGGGTTAGATATATGGGCTCTTTCTAATTTGTtgctctgccaaacttagcacaTGGCTTCCATGACAGGATCCAAGATAGCTGATTTAGTTTCATCATGTCTGTATGCCAGTCATTAGGAACCAAAGAAGGAAAAGTTAGGGGATTCCTCTTCCTTTCTAGAATATGTCCAGAAGTTTTACTCATTTCACTTATTTTCCATAGGCATCCCATTGTCTAGAAATTATTCACACggtcaattttaatttaaaaaaacaacaagaaaaaaaacccacaccaaAAGCCTaggatatatttcttttattttgggtAGCTGTGTGCTCAGGTAAAATTTCAGGTTCTTATTGCAACTTGCAGATAAAGAAAAGGATTACACTTATTGAGGGACAACAGGTAGTGTCTGCACCACAGTAACCCTCCAGATGCTTTAAAATCTCACTCATGTCATATCTATCATATCAAGGATTCTCCAGGGGAAATCTCAAGACACTCTCGGATAGGAGGTCATGTGTATCAAGTAgtgtcttgtttttcttctactccagtctttttttttttttttttttgtgagaggaggggagatagtaaggtaGACTTcagcatgcactctgaccaggatccacctggcaacaccttctggggccaatgctcaaaacaactgagctatcaacaggttctggggctgacactcaaacaaatcaagccactggctgctggaggggaagagggtgagaagggggagagagaggaagagagaagcagatggtcacttttcctgtgggttctgaccgagaattgaacccaggatattcatATGCTGAGCTGATACCCTAttcactgagccattggccaagGCCAATTCCAGTCTTTCTTGATGGTATCTTTTGCCCTCAGAGACACTTAAGGGAACTTGATTGATGTTATAGCTGCCAGTGCCTCCATGACACTTGGTTTCTATATCAAGATGAGCTTTCTTCTAACAGCATCAAAACCATGTAGTTGGAGGATTTAGAGTTGTGTGgtttttctttggaaaagaaaaagatttatcaCTCAGTATTACTCTTCATTCCCCTAAGCACAAACACAATGTTATTTGTTCTTCAGTCTCTCATCAAAAGAGCTTTAATAATATTCTACTTAAAGCTTTTCTCTCCATAGTGTTTAAACACTGTTCAAAAAGGCCAGGTGCATGTTATATGTATGTGGAGTATGGGGTGGAGAGATAGAAATAAAACACCATTCTTGCTTCTTTGCTCAGTTTTCATTTTCTATCATGCAGAAACCTTCCTCTTCAGCAATCCTCCTCATGTAACTAGAATCCTATCAAATACAACTTCACCAGTTAACTATGTATGTCTGAATCTGTTTGAATTCTGGTTTTAGTAACAACTTAACCTATAACCAGATACCTAGGCTTCAATTTGTGGGTCCAATAGCTGCCAAAATGACTGGCAtacataaacattaaataaatccttattgataaatgaatgaatcctAGACCCCTATTTACTTCAGCTCTAAGTCTGAAGGCAAGGATAGGAAATGGTAAAAAGATGAGCAGATTGAATTGCAGAGAAATGTACAAGAGAAATGGATACTCTCCCTACCACCCCCCATCACTACTCCTTATCCCATTTTGTTGTATGTTAGTTATCGGGAATAATTATAAAATGACATCAAGAAGTTTTATAGACAAAAGGAGACATTATTACTAAACTGGACAGATAGATTTCTTTTATCATACTGACTCTCCAGCCTTTTTTTGGAAGTGGATAAAGCCAAACCTACAGAAACTAAAGCTAGGAATTGTGAATAAATGTGATTATGTCAGACGATGATGAATTGTTTGTAGTTTTGTGAACAGTGATGTTTAAGCTCAATCAGTGCTATGGGAATTCACAAAAGTAGAGTTGAATAATTGAAAAGCATTTTGAGGAGTTTTCTATTctgaatatttatgtatttatcctGAGATGTCTCCAATTAGAATCTACACCTTCATGAATATTGTGTTGTATGGAAAGAAGAGAACaagtaaaatatctacaaatACAGTGCTAGAAAGACAAATTGCACAATTTCTCAAGGGGTTTTAAGAGCTTGTGTCACAGAGAAATATAATTCCAAACTCAGAAATTCCACATAACCACACCAGAGACACTTGCTAGGTCAATGCACTTTATTGTTTCTACTGAAGCAGAGATTCACATGAGTACAACTTTGAAGCACACTTCAGGCAaccattttctgtttctcttgatGGTGATCATCCTTTTACTACAAGCATCCATCCTCATAACACATTCAAAATGTGCTCAATCACATGTCCTGTTTAAAACTACATCTCAGATCACTGTCTTTGAACCTAGCCCCTGTGCCTGTGCATGGtgttagaagaaaaagagagggagttGCGTGattaaaatgaatggatcaaaattATCATTCTTAATTTTGACCTATAAGAATCATCATGGAGAGGGGTGTATCCTCCCACTCTAACCTTTCAGAGAATACTCTTCTAAAAGAGTGGTTAAAAGATATCTTCTTAATGACGGCCACCGTACCGCCTGTCAGGTTTATCCAAAATATCTTCTAACTGAAGAGGAAAATGTTCTATGAAACCTTCCCATTTACAAATGAGAAGGATATATCCTACCTTGTAAAAAGAATCATACTCACATTCTGGCATCCTAACTCCACTTGTTAAATTACAGTACACTCCTTCCATTAACTTCATGCCCTTATGACAGTTCTTAACTCCGTTCTTACATGGCACAAGCACGCTGTTACAGGTCCTTTTCAAATCCCAATATTGTGCTCGGAGGAAAAAATGTTCTTTCTTACACTTAAAAAACCTGCTGTGAATCTTTTTATACTTCATTTGTATATTACAGTAATCGTAATAATTTAATGGTATGTCCTTATCAACTACGACATTCTGTAGGAAAGTATTTTCCGTAGGTGGTTTGGTAGGCCCTGTACCATACAAAAGATCCAAATAATCTAAAAAGTCTTTTGACAGATTAACTCTTGAACCAAAATATCCATCTAACATTAGAATCTGCAATGGAAGTGgctgcagcagcaggaggagcagAGGCAGGGACTGTGTGGTGAGCAGTGCTCGCATAGTTCCTGTGGGAATACAAGAGACATGGAGGTATGTTCTGCTGTGACACTGTGCCCCTTCTATTCCTGTGCAGGCTCCGTTTTCACCACCGATTGCTTTTGTGAGCTCTAAGACTTTGGGTCATTTTCAAATTGACGACTCAGAATCTAAGTACTTCTGAAATATTGACTAAAAACTGATCTTACTAGACCTATGTTCAGTCTAGactgagaaaggaaggagagaaaaggcagaggtggatttaatggcgggcgcgCTGGGCGCGCACCGTGGGCccggacttctgaagggccctgcaaacccCCCAACTTTACACTATTTTCTAATGAcagggggcccaatattttcttctgcgcctgggacCTCAATCAACCTAAATCCACCtctgagaaaaggagaaagggagagagataaaagtaaggagggagagaaggaaataagaaaagaatgaggaagagagcaaaagagagacaaaaggtgggaaggaagaaaaaaggaaatcaagacagcagtagggagagaggaagagaggcaaaaAGAAGGCTCACGTGCTCCCTCCACTGGGAACATGTGCATCAGTTTCCTTTTTAGGAGTTAAGAACTTGCactgaaaagaaagataaatgattCACCCTCCCCTTATTAACATCTTACTGTTACAAAAACAAATTCTTCATCTTGGGACCTTCTCCTCTTGCTCCCCTCTGACTACAGATGATGCCCTTGGAGAAGGGATCAAACAAGGTCCATAGAGTCAGAGAACCCCATGTGCTGACCTGTCTTTACCACTACCGCATCTCTTGGAATGGATCTGTCCATTTTGCAGTCTCCTCTGTTTCCTCTTACCACTCAGAGTAACTTCTCCACTGGGGTACACCATATACCTTTGTTACTTTCTCCCTTATTTTTCTCGTAGGTGGACTCCATGGTTTCTGCTCTGATCAGTTTTCTGCATCCCTTAACTCTCTTCATTCTTGTGTACCTATTTCCTGTTTGCAATTATGGTAACCCCATCATCAGAGATTTCAATCATTACATCACTGTGTATTTCTAAATCTATTCATATCACAGTAGGCTGCACTCATATTTCCCCAATACTTTAAATGTGTATGAGCAAGTGTCTTTGCTACACAAATATGTGAAACTAGGTAGATGacttacattttctaaaaatattatattccttaaaaaagaaatgaaaatatttaatttagtatACATTGATGAGGCACATTATTATTATGCTTCctgataattacattaaatgttaacatatatatatatattttaaatttgcctTAAAAGAGCCTAAACAGAAGAAGTACCATGTGTCCTAGGAATCGTGCCTAATTGCTAGACATCAGGGCACAgtctacttttttgtttgttcgtttgtttggtttttttaattttatttattcatttttagagaggagagagagacagagacagagagggagagagaagagagagaagggggaggacctggaagcatcaactcccatatgtgccttgaccaggcaagcccagggtttcgaaccagcaacctcagcatttccaggtcgacactttatccactgcgctaccacagatCTCAGTCTACTTTTTAGTGGAAAGTGTCATCTTTCATAGAGGAGTCCTAGGCCTAGCAATCATTTTCCATTCCTATTCTAAATTAGACTGTTAATTCTCCAAGGAATCGTTCTTCCCAGAGTAAAGCAAGCACCTCAAGTGTACTGAAGAGCAGGCTTCCCAGCCCATCTTTGCTTGTGACCTCCTTACCTCTTTCAGTCCTTGTATTGTCTATACTTCGAGAATGGATGTTTCAAGAGCTGGGCTGGAGAGAACCTGACACGGGATATTGACCTTTCCTAAGAGAACAGGAGCttgaaatagaaagagagaagaacaagTGTGAGTAGCTGAGATAAATAAATTTTGGGGGTcaccctaaaataaaataataaacaataatggCAAGCATAATTAGCTagtatgtgccaagcactatgcTAAGAACTATACACAcagtatcatcatcatcatcatcatccaaaCAACCTCATGATAAATATGATATAgtattgcatttttctttttactataatTAGCATCACTTTGTGAAGGGTGGTTGCTTGCTTAAAAATCGAATGTTAGACCTGGCAGAATCCTGGTTCAGGCCCAGATCACAAGTCTGTctgattttaacattttttttcttaatgctgTTCTTCATCAGTCTAGTTTCCCTTCCTGAGCTAGACTGTAtaccattttcatttttctttaaagatttttgttttgaggtttagagagaggagagagaaagagagagcgataggcctggggatgggggaggaggaggggagtggtGGGAAGCATTGCCTCTTagttacttctcgtatgtgcctgtGACCAGACAAGGCTAGGGCttcaaaccggggacctcagcgttccaggttgagtctttatcctctgtgccaccacaggtcaggctgtacatcCTTTTCTAGGGTGTCTTTGTAACTCTATGAGAAGAGACTaacagaagcagagagaccaCCAAAGTAGCTAATACCACTAGAGTGCTGTGATAAACTGGCCCACATGCCATGAAGCCTTGCTGTGTGGTTGTAGGAGTTTCCTGGGGTTTCTTATTCCACTGTGCACTTGGTACAAAGAAGTCCTCCCTTAAGGCAATCTGAGTGACTCTCCAATACCGGTAACCCAGAGACCCCAACCTACATGGAGATGAAGACAAAGAGCCTCTGGTTCCAGGATAGAGCCAAGTCTGTATATAAGTGGGTAGAAAAACTCAGAGAATGGTGGAATTAAAGGAAGATCGGCCTGagctgtgatggtgcagtggatgaaacaTGCTCCTGGGTCACTGTGGTCGCGGCGTTGGCCTGCCAGGaaaggcacagacaagaagcaactatgagttgatgctttccactcctcccctactttctctctctctctcctctctctgaaatcaataaataaaatattttaaaaattaaaaaaaaggttgtTGGGAGCACACATCAGAAAgtggaaagaggccctggccagttggctcagcagtagagcgtcggcctggagtgcgggggacccgggttcgattcccgg from Saccopteryx leptura isolate mSacLep1 chromosome 6, mSacLep1_pri_phased_curated, whole genome shotgun sequence harbors:
- the RNASE9 gene encoding inactive ribonuclease-like protein 9, producing the protein MRALLTTQSLPLLLLLLQPLPLQILMLDGYFGSRVNLSKDFLDYLDLLYGTGPTKPPTENTFLQNVVVDKDIPLNYYDYCNIQMKYKKIHSRFFKCKKEHFFLRAQYWDLKRTCNSVLVPCKNGVKNCHKGMKLMEGVYCNLTSGVRMPECEYDSFYKVGYILLICKWEGFIEHFPLQLEDILDKPDRRYGGRH